In the Wyeomyia smithii strain HCP4-BCI-WySm-NY-G18 chromosome 2, ASM2978416v1, whole genome shotgun sequence genome, one interval contains:
- the LOC129722896 gene encoding superoxide dismutase [Mn], mitochondrial, which produces MIIGSQHSLRISLPLNIATVKQHTTQRQTIPQRATNEIANMLAIRNSFIKSTRNVPVILGCRNKHTLPDLPYDFGALEPVICREIMELHHQKHHNAYVTNLNAAEEQLKEAVAKNDASKIIQLGSALKFNGGGHINHSIFWKNLSPDKSDPSAELKQALERDFQGMENFKKEMKAAAVAVQGSGWAWLGYNKKTKTLRVAACPNQDPLEATTGLVPLLGIDVWEHAYYLQYKNLRPNYVDAIWDVVNWKDISERLAKAK; this is translated from the exons ATGATCATTGgttcacaacattctctccgcatatctctccctctgaatATTGCTACAGTAAAACAGCACACCACACAACGGCAGACTATACCACAG CGAGCAACAAACGAAATAGCAAACATGCTAGCAATTCGCAATTCATTTATCAAATCCACCAG AAATGTTCCGGTCATTTTGGGATGTCGTAACAAGCATACACTTCCGGATTTACCGTACGATTTTGGAGCTCTAGAGCCAGTCATCTGTCGTGAAATTATGGAG CTCCACCATCAAAAGCATCACAATGCTTACGTTACAAATCTCAACGCTGCAGAGGAGCAGTTAAAAGAAGCTGTCGCTAAAAACGATGCTTCGAAAATTATTCAGCTTGGATCAGCTCTAAAATTCAATGGAGGTGGTCATATAAACCACTCCATTTTTTGGAAGAACCTGTCGCCCGACAAATCTGACCCGTCGGCCGAATTGAAGCAAGCTCTTGAGCGGGACTTCCAGGGaatggaaaatttcaaaaaggaAATGAAAGCTGCCGCTGTTGCTGTGCAGGGCTCAGGTTGGGCCTGGCTTGGTTATAACAAGAAAACTAAAACTCTGCGAGTCGCTGCCTGTCCAAATCAAGATCCATTAGAAGCTACGACCG GATTAGTTCCTTTGCTTGGTATAGATGTTTGGGAACACGCTTATTATTTACAATACAAGAATCTGCGACCAAATTACGTCGATGCTATTTGGGACGTCGTTAATTGGAAAGACATTTCGGAGCGTTTGGCAAAAGCAAAATGA
- the LOC129722895 gene encoding protein Son-like, which yields MYSSFGSRRRDDNYDSSYSSEYRPDTSVSSYNTAGTTYYGYVNHSASLVSYDQGTQSTTPLPPRTNYSYGSNESNYTSEPFSPVYSTNVSYGVQPSDSSRYVPAYANAVYSAVTSGVGQTESSTSKRQNATQQWVRSDSLRQAAPIAGGNGMRLLQKMGWCPGEGLGKRKDGSLEPHLPYIKTNKRGLDVSRTLHQNKSFRNSQKNGGPRAKPKRTLITEGKHPISILAEYCSKQKWDPPIYQAVVDEGPIHAKNYVFKVTVNGTEYKAETGSNIKQSAKSEAAMVFLRKFNIIHN from the coding sequence ATGTATTCATCATTCGGATCAAGGAGAAGAGACGATAACTACGATTCTTCATATTCATCGGAATATCGACCCGACACGAGTGTATCCAGTTACAACACCGCGGGGACGACGTATTATGGTTATGTCAATCATTCGGCATCTCTTGTTTCCTATGACCAAGGTACTCAAAGTACAACACCTTTACCACCCAGAACAAATTATTCTTATGGAAGCAATGAGTCAAACTATACTTCGGAACCGTTTTCGCCAGTTTATAGCACTAACGTCTCCTATGGTGTCCAACCTTCAGACAGCAGTCGGTATGTTCCTGCATACGCCAACGCTGTATATTCAGCTGTCACGTCGGGCGTGGGACAAACAGAAAGTTCAACCAGTAAAAGGCAAAACGCGACCCAGCAATGGGTAAGATCTGATTCTTTACGCCAAGCCGCTCCTATTGCGGGAGGAAATGGCATGCGATTGCTCCAAAAGATGGGATGGTGTCCAGGCGAGGGCCTAGGCAAAAGAAAAGACGGCTCTCTTGAACCACACCTGCCGTACATCAAAACGAACAAAAGGGGTTTGGACGTATCTAGAACATTACATCAAAACAAGTCTTTCCGAAATTCGCAGAAAAATGGAGGACCTCGGGCGAAACCGAAACGTACATTAATAACCGAAGGCAAACATCCCATTTCGATTTTAGCCGAATATTGTAGTAAGCAAAAATGGGATCCTCCTATTTACCAAGCTGTTGTGGATGAAGGACCTATCCACGCTAAAAATTACGTTTTCAAAGTGACCGTCAATGGAACGGAATATAAAGCGGAAACGGGTAGTAACATAAAGCAAAGTGCAAAATCTGAAGCTGCAATGGTGTTTCTCCGCAAGTTTAATATTATACATAACTAG